A section of the Rhizobium sp. SSA_523 genome encodes:
- a CDS encoding transporter substrate-binding domain-containing protein — MTDLTYWRCRTLSLGLGFLLACSAAGTGLAQNAPKPDQAVQTVEIPLLIDPAERLAKPDLTALPRFRVLTTVDFPPFSFVDQTDRLSGFNIDLVREICRELDIEAKCQLQVMPFADLKKALEEGQGEAVAAGISVDAELRQSFDFSRPYLTIPARFAASKAAALSGSAALALVDRPVGVIQATVHEEMLKSFFPRVKPVSFASRGDMLTALKERKVDAVFGDGLSLPFWIASPDSEACCILFDGPYLSEHFLGEGLSLMLRQKPAQLTQAVNYALVRLAETGKLQEIFLRYFPNGL, encoded by the coding sequence TTGACAGATCTGACGTATTGGAGATGCCGCACCCTCTCTTTAGGTCTGGGATTTTTGCTGGCCTGCTCTGCTGCCGGCACAGGCCTTGCCCAGAATGCGCCGAAGCCGGATCAGGCGGTCCAGACGGTGGAAATTCCACTTCTCATCGATCCCGCTGAGCGCCTGGCAAAGCCGGACCTCACGGCGCTGCCGCGGTTTCGCGTTCTCACCACAGTGGATTTTCCGCCATTCAGCTTTGTCGATCAGACCGATCGCCTGTCCGGTTTCAACATTGATCTGGTGCGCGAGATCTGCCGCGAGCTTGATATCGAAGCCAAGTGCCAGCTGCAGGTCATGCCCTTCGCCGACCTGAAGAAGGCGCTGGAAGAGGGGCAGGGGGAGGCCGTGGCTGCGGGAATCTCGGTCGATGCGGAGCTGCGGCAGAGCTTCGACTTCTCGAGACCCTATCTCACCATTCCCGCCCGCTTTGCGGCCAGCAAGGCGGCTGCTCTCTCCGGTTCCGCGGCGCTCGCGCTTGTCGACCGGCCTGTCGGTGTCATCCAGGCAACGGTGCATGAGGAGATGCTGAAGAGCTTTTTCCCCCGTGTGAAGCCTGTCTCTTTCGCCAGCCGTGGCGACATGCTGACGGCGCTGAAGGAGAGAAAGGTGGATGCGGTCTTCGGCGATGGGCTCAGCCTGCCCTTCTGGATTGCCAGCCCGGATTCCGAAGCCTGCTGCATCCTGTTCGACGGACCCTATCTTTCGGAGCATTTTCTCGGGGAGGGCCTGTCGCTGATGCTCAGACAGAAGCCCGCACAACTCACGCAGGCGGTCAACTACGCGCTTGTGCGGCTGGCGGAGACGGGCAAGCTGCAGGAAATCTTCCTGCGCTATTTCCCGAACGGCCTTTGA